The following proteins are encoded in a genomic region of Triticum dicoccoides isolate Atlit2015 ecotype Zavitan chromosome 1B, WEW_v2.0, whole genome shotgun sequence:
- the LOC119339982 gene encoding uncharacterized protein LOC119339982: MEKKLPLALALAQKHGAGEPAWARPWRWAKTAFFLVAMLASLLLVCAPPLLVVLLDLALPPMLLSAHLRAGADPPHRSFLPAVLDQARAFEFRSSLVDLPAVSAARALLILCAYTVCGGGGGAYLWVVAASAAASVSYVLAKAAAVLPRGAAPQGKGAAGPEPMLLLSLSLAAAHLAVAYRTSCRERRRLLVYRIDVEAVRLKGGHQTPKGLKQCSV; this comes from the exons ATGGAGAAGAAACTGCCGCTGGCGCTGGCGCTGGCGCAGAAGCACGGCGCCGGGGAGCCCGCGTGGGCGCGGCCGTGGCGGTGGGCCAAGACGGCCTTCTTCCTCGTCGCCATGCTCGCCTCGCTGCTGCTCGTCTGCGCGCCGCCCCTCCTCGTCGTGCTCCTCGACCTCGCCCTCCCGCCCATGCTCCTCTCCGCGCACCTCCGCGCcggcgccgaccccccgcaccgctCCTTCCTCCCGGCCGTGCTCGACCAGGCGCGGGCGTTCGAGTTCCGGTCCTCCCTCGTCGACCTGCCCGCCGTCTCCGCCGCGCGAGCCCTGCTCATCCTCT GCGCGTACACGGTgtgcgggggaggaggaggcgcgtaCCTGTGGGTGGTGGCGGCGAGCGCCGCGGCGTCCGTGTCGTACGTGCTGGCCAAGGCGGCCGCCGTGCTGCCGCGCGGCGCCGCGCCGCAGGGGAAGGGCGCCGCCGGGCCGGAGCCCATGCTCCTGCTGTCCCTGTCGCTCGCGGCCGCGCACCTCGCCGTCGCGTACCGGACCAGCTGCCGCGAGCGCCGCCGCTTGCTCGTCTACCGGATCGACGTGGAGGCC GTACGGCTGAAAGGAGGCCACCAGACACCCAAGGGGCTCAAGCAGTGCAGCGTCTGA